The following coding sequences are from one Polyodon spathula isolate WHYD16114869_AA chromosome 7, ASM1765450v1, whole genome shotgun sequence window:
- the LOC121318848 gene encoding arf-GAP with Rho-GAP domain, ANK repeat and PH domain-containing protein 1-like — translation MSKPLPRVVPPAGQAYPVPKPRKRTQSTLSEQSTAPPVPQPRRKSLCSILDSEMPQLQVVSSKEGVNSKLGSPVSEEIEPQPNTDGSNKPDQKTNIPKTEHKPSTDSSTESQVKPSADLPSGSDHKPGTDLSSGSDHKPGTDLSSGSDHKPSADLSSGSDHKPSGDLSSGSDQKPSIILSNASDHKSSADLSTEADVNECDHKTSNELSTDCQMKPRADLSNGSDKPSTDLFNGSYKPSSDLADDSDVRPIRDHDTESDDKCSANLTPESRVKPNVDPSRGSVKLSVSLPNDSDGKPSSDVDDSKRNPTVDPSTETPSADFEASEHQPSSDCDESQPSSSADLSNASDHKPTPDLSTESPHKPSSDLSLDSRNKMSSDGITKTQEKPLISETDLQSNHHGDWRGVTEESGEGGVKSSMCSASQGGTTESGQPKSRDSLFMGSRISQPRSCPRHTPSMRVSRRKHRFADCQVTAVNQPREQKPRGGSVVCRSGWLEVWQARRHKMMWVEFNGKTLSMFKKRTDKFTETVFPVSCITNVRPGEGGKFFVSTLKKQYEFLAPSEGGRDGWVSSLGTPQKEATPEQIEQQGPLGLRELRTKVYAALRGHRLWVYHNKEDFREGVAMTAINMNVAQAKQTGRHSFDLTTPYKIFSFTADSSRELVAWLGSLSRAVKSALSCSEVAERVWGSTWNRNCADCWSPDPEWASVNLLVVICDNCAGQHRAMGTAVSKVRSLKMDKSVWTEPLIQLFILYGNKSANELWGDQVPSAEQICPESSAEQRRAFIWAKYKQGRYRQLHPLYRSQEQMHQRLCEVGVTADVSETLALLCSGARVSIHQGEPSQPSPISLAEQAGQAMQAELLRQNQFTEAPFQDTGVDPSPSENRSLQDTEEFHCKLDKDKLVFSEEVDSAPCEVLNLKDVTSLFDCSTGQSHEFEMQILKERLLCTADNQETLRTQLRHIAKVLLPWPVPDSELAGLRCLSRVTAREGKWPEHRDAWVALSGTELLLYLTGGRQGDRLRLTLSENYTFIATEKMFEIISPERTLSLRFEHSQPYEKWGVLLKEALQPPPSSPSFGGGPLYPSPGRGSTRVPDPIERCISHITQHGLTVEGIYRRCGQVGKISRLVEGLCSTPCRAQFEEGEVGVVDVSGALKQCLKLHTALFPEPHLSHWLQSAGIPGQAERLLGYREVLEQLSDEQRGILSRLFGHLYQVQAYSQVNRMTPENLALVFVPTLFPDHALSTDAVKLTRELITHYTALFHGGEEDDEEDSAGDLFTIL, via the exons ATGTCCAAACCCCTTCCCAGGGTGGTCCCCCCAGCGGGACAGGCGTACCCAGTACCCAAGCCTCGCAAGCGCACCCAGAGTACCCTCTCAGAGCAGAGCACAGCCCCCCCTGTCCCTCAGCCCAGGAG GAAATCACTTTGCAGCATTTTAGATTCTGAAATGCCGCAGCTACAAGTAGTGTCCAGCAAAGAGG GAGTCAACTCCAAACTCGGTTCTCCTGTATCCGAAGAAATTGAGCCCCAACCGAACACTGATGGATCCAACAAACCCGATCAGAAAACCAACATTCCCAAAACTGAGCACAAGCCCAGCACAGATTCTTCTACAGAATCTCAGGTCAAACCCAGTGCTGATCTGCCCAGTGGTTCTGATCACAAACCCGGTACTGATCTGTCCAGTGGTTCTGATCACAAACCCGGTACTGATCTGTCCAGTGGTTCTGATCACAAACCCAGTGCTGATCTGTCCAGTGGTTCTGATCACAAACCCAGTGGTGATCTGTCTAGTGGTTCTGATCAGAAACCCAGCATTATTCTGTCCAATGCTTCTGATCACAAATCAAGCGCTGATCTGTCAACTGAAGCTGATGTCAATGAATGTGATCACAAAACAAGCAATGAGCTTTCTACAGACTGTCAGATGAAACCCAGGGCTGATCTTTCTAATGGTTCTGACAAACCCAGCACTGATCTTTTTAATGGTTCTTACAAACCCAGTAGTGATCTTGCTGATGATTCTGATGTCAGACCCATTCGGGATCATGATACTGAATCTGATGACAAATGCAGTGCCAATCTAACTCCAGAATCTCGAGTGAAACCCAACGTTGATCCTTCTCGTGGTTCTGTCAAACTTAGCGTTTCTCTTCCCAATGATTCTGATGGCAAACCCAGCTCTGATGTTGATGACTCTAAACGCAACCCAACTGTAGATCCTTCTACAGAAACTCCCAGCGCTGACTTTGAAGCATCTGAACACCAGCCCAGCTCTGACTGTGATGAATCGCAACCCAGTTCCAGTGCCGATCTGTCTAATGCTTCTGATCACAAACCCACTCCAGATCTTTCTACAGAATCTCCTCACAAACCCAGCTCGGATTTGTCCCTGGATAGTCGAAACAAAATGAGTTCTGATGGAATCACTAAGACTCAAGAAAAACCCTTGATTTCTGAAACTGATCTTCAAAGCAATCACCATGGGGACTGGCGGGGTGTGACAGAAGAGTCTGGAGAAGGTGGTGTGAAGAGCTCCATGTG TTCTGCTTCCCAGGGGGGGACAACAGAGTCGGGACAGCCCAAGAGCCGGGACAGTCTTTTCATGGGGAGCCGAATCTCGCAGCCCAGGTCCTGCCCACGACA CACCCCCAGCATGCGCGTGAGCCGTCGGAAGCACCGCTTTGCTGACTGCCAGGTGACTGCCGTCAACCAACCCAGGGAGCAGAAGCCACGAGGAGGCAGCGTGGTCTGTAGGTCTGGCTGGCTGGAGGTGTGGCAGGCAAGAAG GCACAAGATGATGTGGGTCGAGTTCAATGGAAAGACGCTGTCCATGTTCAAGAAACGCACT GACAAGTTTACAGAGACAGTCTTTCCTGTGTCCTGCATTACTAATGTCCGGCCAGGAGAGGGCGGCAAGTTCTTTGTGTCCACACTCAAGAAGCAGTATGAGTTTTTGGCACCCAGTGAGG GAGGTCGTGACGGGTGGGTGAGTTCTCTGGGAACCCCTCAGAAGGAGGCGACCCCAGAGCAGATAGAGCAGCAGGGCCCCCTGGGTCTGAGAGAGCTCCGAACCAAGGTGTACGCAGCGCTGAGGGGGCACAGGCTGTGGGTCTACCACAACAAGGAG GATTTCAGAGAAGGTGTGGCAATGACTGCTATCAACATGAACGTGGCCCAGGCgaagcagacaggcagacacagctTCGACCTCACCACCCCCTACAAGATATTCAG TTTCACAGCAGATTCTTCTCGGGAGCTGGTTGCCTGGCTGGGCTCCCTGTCCCGGGCTGTCAAGAGCGCCCTGTCCTGCAGTGAGGTGGCGGAGCGCGTTTGGGGGAGCACGTGGAATCGAAACTGCGCCGACTGTTGGAGTCCTGACCCAGAGTGGGCTTCTGTGAACCTGCTCGTCGTCATCTGTGACAACTGTGCAG GTCAGCACCGTGCCATGGGGACCGCTGTCTCCAAGGTACGCAGTCTGAAGATGGACAAGAGCGTGTGGACTGAGCCACTCATTCAG ctgttcaTTCTGTACGGGAACAAGTCAGCCAATGAGCTTTGGGGGGATCAGGTGCCGTCCGCTGAACAGATCTGCCCAGAATCCTCTGCGGAGCAGCGGCGGGCGTTTATCTGGGCCAAGTACAAGCAGGGCCGCTACCGCCAACTGCACCCACTGTACAGGAGCCAGGAGCAGATGCACCAG CGTCTGTGTGAGGTGGGGGTGACTGCCGATGTGTCAGAGACACTGGCCCTGCTGTGTTCCGGGGCACGGGTGAGCATTCACCAGGGGGAGCCCTCCCAGCCGTCCCCCATCTCCCTGGCAGAGCAGGCAGGGCAGGCCATGCAGGCCGAGCTGCTGCGCCAGAACCAGTTCACAG AGGCTCCTTTCCAAGACACTGGGGTTGACCCTTCCCCGTCAGAGAACCGTTCTTTACAAG ACACTGAGGAGTTCCATTGCAAACTGGACAAAGACAAGCTTGTGTTCTCAGAGGAGGTCGACTCTGCCCCCTGCGAGGTTCTCAATCTGAAGGACGTCACCTCGCTCTTTGACTGCTCCACAGG GCAAAGCCATGAGTTTGAGATGCAGATTCTGAAAGAGAGGCTTCTGTGCACAGCAGACAACCAGGAGACCCTGAGAACTCAGCTGCGGCACATTGCCAAG GTGTTGCTGCCATGGCCAGTGCCGGACTCGGAGCTGGCGGGGTTGCGCTGTCTCTCCCGGGTGACCGCGAGGGAGGGGAAGTGGCCGGAGCACAGAGACGCCTGGGTGGCACTGAGCGGGACTGAACTGCTGCTTTACCTCACAGGAGGGCGCCAGGGAGACAGGCTGAGGCTGACTCTCTCAGAGAACTACA CCTTTATAGCGACGGAGAAGATGTTTGAAATCATCTCACCAGAGAG GACACTGTCACTGCGGTTTGAGCACAGCCAGCCCTATGAGAAGTGGGGTGTCCTGCTGAAGGAGGCTCTTCAACCTCCCCCGTCCAGCCCCTCTTTTGGGGGGGGCCCCCTGTACCCCAGCCCGGGCCGAGGCTCCACAAGAGTGCCAGACCCCATCGAGAGGTGCATCTCCCACATCACGCAGCATG GTCTAACCGTGGAGGGTATTTACCGGCGCTGCGGTCAAGTGGGGAAGATCTCTCGGCTGGTGGAGGGGCTCTGCAGCACCCCCTGCAGGGCGCAGTTTGAAGAGGGGGAGGTGGGGGTAGTGGATGTGTCAGGAGCCCTGAAACAGTGTCTCAAGCTGCACACGGCACTCTTTCCAGAGCCACACCTCAGCCACTGGCTCCAGTCTGCAG GTATCCCTGGGCAGGCAGAGAGGCTGCTCGGGTATCGTGAGGTACTGGAGCAGCTGTCTGACGAGCAGAGAGGCATTCTGAGCAGGCTGTTCGGACACCTCTACCA GGTGCAGGCGTACAGCCAGGTGAACCGCATGACCCCTGAGAACCTGGCCCTAGTGTTCGTGCCCACGCTGTTCCCAGACCATGCCCTGAGCACCGACGCTGTGAAGCTGACCAGAGAGCTCATCACACACTACACAGCGCTCTTCCAC GGAGGTGAGGAGGACGATGAGGAGGATTCTGCGGGGGACTTGTTCACGATTCTCTGA
- the LOC121318847 gene encoding glycerophosphoinositol inositolphosphodiesterase GDPD2-like: protein MAQKHPCRSCLVGVYSCHGKDKKTGKWQCACCWFTFQSFIFLLTLWWIYVCWAAYNDRDDFNTKVFSILSSITGMYVDWFLVVLIVTSVLVIYCCLLLIFALIQVALKEPLNMHWIHKVLLFLAVVIVAAGVVGLCLQWMEEWGTALLSLQVTAPFLQLGGVAALSLLGWFVFQRFFMAKRTVSRVFILLAYLIVVAAVFLSPLVITSPCLLEIRELPPKPALIGHRGTPTLAPENTMMSFRKSMECKVAAFESDILLSWDGVPFLMHDDSLKRTTNVLEKFPERARNGSSTFSWKELQSLNAGAWYLENDPFQTVSSFSKLDREEAINQSIPSLSDLLNLAKKQNTSVIFDLKKLSPGHPYELSYTQRTVETILNSSIPQRLVLWLVNKDRDKLVAIPPGFQKIFADKEAMRVGGGDRLNIRHSFLSGQEIQNLTRSNVTVNMWVVNERWLFSLLWCSGVSSVTTNSCHRLRDMQRPIWHLAPDTYRAIWITVDCFFLLVILGLFLLQRRRFGNNRGGRAEHKNGFVNLLTGEMDTFL, encoded by the exons ATGGCGCAGAAGCACCCCTGTCGAAGCTGCCTGGTCGGGGTCTACAGTTGCCATGGGAAGGACAAAAAAACAGGGAAATGGCAG TGTGCATGCTGCTGGTTCACTTTCCAGTCCTTCATCTTTCTGCTGACTCTTTGGTGGATCTATGTATGCTGGGCTGCTTATAATGACCGGGACGATTTCAACAC GAAGGTGTTCTCAATTCTGAGCAGCATCACAGGCATGTATGTGGACTGGTTTTTGGTGGTGCTGATCGTGACTTCAGTGTTGGTCATCTACTGCTGCCTCCTGCTG aTCTTTGCGCTGATCCAGGTGGCTCTTAAAGAACCCCTGAACATGCACTGGATTCACAAG GTCCTGCTGTTCTTGGCAGTGGTGATTGTAGCCGCTGGGGTCGTTGGGCTGTGTTTGCAGTGGATGGAGGAGTGGGGCACAGCCTTGTTGTCATTGCAG GTGACAGCCCCTTTTCTGCAGCTAGGGGGTGTGGCTGCCCTGTCGCTCCTCGGCTGGTTTGTGTTCCAGAGATTCTTCATGGCCAAGAGAACAG tctcCAGGGTGTTTATCCTCTTGGCTTACCTCATCGTGGTTGCTGCTGTGTTCTTGTCTCCGCTGGTCATCACATCTCCCTGCCTCCTGGAGATAAGGGAGTTACCCCCCAAGCCTGCGCTGATCGGCCACCGGGGGACGCCCACG CTCGCTCCAGAGAACACAATGATGTCCTTCCGGAAGAGTATGGAGTGTAAGGTGGCTGCCTTCGAGTCAGACATACTGCTCag CTGGGACGGAGTGCCATTCCTGATGCACGACGATTCCTTGAAAAGGACGACGAACGTGTTGGAGAAATTTCCAGAGAGAGCCAGGAACGGCAGCTCCACCTTCAGCTGGAAGGAGCTGCAGAGCCTCAACGCTGGGGCCTGGTACCTGGAG AATGACCCCTTCCAGACAGTCTCCTCCTTCTCAAAGCTGGATCGAGAGGAAGCCATAAATCAGAGCATCCCGTCCCTGAGCGATCTGCTGAACCTGGCCAAGAAGCAAAACACCTCTGTCATCTTCGATCTGAAAAAACTCTCTCCGGGACACCCCTACGAACTGAGCTACACCCAGCGCACTGTCGAGACCATTCTCAACTCCAGCATCCCGCAGCGACTG GTGCTGTGGCTGGTGAATAAGGACAGAGACAAATTGGTAGCGATACCCCCTGGGTTCCAGAAGATCTTTGCTGACAAGGAGGCCATGCGGGTCGGTGGGGGCGACCGGCTCAACATACGACACTCCTTCCTGAGTGGCCAGGAGATTCA GAACCTGACTCGGAGTAATGTGACAGTGAACATGTGGGTGGTGAATGAGCGCTGGCTCTTCTCTCTGCTGTGGTGCTCTGGGGTCTCCTCCGTCACCACAAACTCCTGCCACCGCCTCAGGGACATGCAGCGCCCCATCTGGCACCTC GCACCCGACACCTACCGAGCGATCTGGATCACCGTGGACTGCTTCTTCCTGCTGGTCATTCTGGGCCTCTTCCTGCTGCAGAG gaggCGCTTCGGAAACAACAGAGGGG GACGTGCTGAGCACAAGAATGGCTTTGTAAACTTACTGACGGGCGAGATGGACACCTTTCTGTGA